In bacterium, the sequence CGGCAGATGAACCGCACGAAAAGGACATACCGGCCATTATGGTCGGTTTGGTTCTGTCAAGAGATGCCGAGTAACCATGAACAATACATTACCGCAACGAAACAAACTTCCCGGTCGAGGCGTTGAACAATCATCGGGACGTCTCTCCGGTTACTTTGGCATCACCGTCGGCACCTTGTTTATTGTCAGCGGTGTTCTCATCTTGTTGAAAGTATTGGGTCGCGGGTGGTGGATTGACTCCCAAATTCGGATTATCTTGGGAATTACGATAATTCTCTTTGGAATATTCCGGATAGTGCAGTACAGTATCAAACTGCACTCGCTGAGAAAAGCCAAGTCGCTGAAAGAGCAAATCGATGAGCTGGATAAACCGTAGTTTCGCGCTGCTTTTCGTTACCACTTCTCTTGTTTCAGGTTGTGGACCACAGCGAAAACCGTTCGACGGTGTCGCTCCATTGCCTTGTGCGCCATCGCTTGTACATTTAATGGCGCAAAGTGTTAATGATTTTGAATCGAAGTACCCTAAAGCCCGAATAAACCTGTCTCGCCACACGTGTCGCGATGCAATCGACTCGCTGTTAAACAAGAAAACCGAACAAATCGTTATCGACCGTCCGTTGACTAAACCGGAATCGCTTGCATTTCGTCAAAAAGACATGACACTTTACACGTTCCGGTTGGCGCGAATGCCGATGTCACTGATTGTGAACAACAGTAATCCGGTGAATGATTTGGATTCATTACAATTAGCGGCAATCTTGACCGGGACAAACTTGAGCTGGAGTCAAGCAGTAAACGGAACCGACCGTTTGATCAAGCTCTATTTGCCGCCCCCGGGAGACGGGGTATGGGAATTGTTGCAGGTATTGTATCGGACACCGGATCGTATCATTGCGGAAATCGTACCTTCCGATTCGATAGCCTACCGGGTCGCACAGGAACCCGATGCACTCGGAGCCATGGCAGGGGTTGCCCCGGACTATGTTAAGCCGTTAGGACTCTACTTTAACGGCAAGTTGCAGCGACCGACACTGAGGGCAATTCATGAGCAGCGCTACCCATGGGTATTGCCGGTCGTTTACATCACTTTCAAGGAAGAAATTGATGTGGCGACAAGTTTTCTAAACCATGTAACTTCGAATCCGGGTCAACGACTCTTATC encodes:
- a CDS encoding substrate-binding domain-containing protein; the protein is MSWINRSFALLFVTTSLVSGCGPQRKPFDGVAPLPCAPSLVHLMAQSVNDFESKYPKARINLSRHTCRDAIDSLLNKKTEQIVIDRPLTKPESLAFRQKDMTLYTFRLARMPMSLIVNNSNPVNDLDSLQLAAILTGTNLSWSQAVNGTDRLIKLYLPPPGDGVWELLQVLYRTPDRIIAEIVPSDSIAYRVAQEPDALGAMAGVAPDYVKPLGLYFNGKLQRPTLRAIHEQRYPWVLPVVYITFKEEIDVATSFLNHVTSNPGQRLLSDNGVLPAMVPIRVK